In Roseomonas fluvialis, one genomic interval encodes:
- a CDS encoding ABC transporter permease, protein MFGVLVRRLFSALPVLLIVSLISFGLMRLIPGDPAAAIAGIAATPAQIEQLRRDLGLDEPLWMQLVHYYEGLARGDLGRSLLLGKGVFAATMERLPVTIALSLYALVFTLIIGIASGIIAALKQNTWIDQAAMMFAMIGISVPNFFLGLLMIILFAVHLGWLPSGGYVPFSESPIGWLRSMTMPAFSLALLQAGLLARITRSSMLEVLRQDYIRTAKAKGLPQRRVILKHALANALIPIVTVVGIIVSLLLSGAVVTEALFSIPGMGQLLTQAVLNRDYPMVQGGLLLVTTFLVLVNITVDTLYAVLDPRVRHE, encoded by the coding sequence GTGTTCGGCGTTCTTGTCCGGCGGCTGTTCTCGGCGCTGCCGGTCCTGCTGATTGTCAGCCTGATCTCCTTCGGGCTGATGCGGCTGATCCCGGGCGACCCGGCGGCCGCCATCGCGGGCATCGCGGCCACGCCGGCGCAGATCGAACAATTGCGCCGGGACCTCGGCCTGGATGAGCCGCTGTGGATGCAGTTGGTCCACTACTACGAGGGGCTGGCGCGCGGCGATCTCGGTCGGTCGCTGCTGCTGGGCAAAGGCGTGTTTGCCGCCACGATGGAACGGCTGCCGGTGACCATTGCGCTGTCCTTGTACGCGCTGGTCTTCACGCTGATCATCGGCATCGCCAGCGGCATCATCGCGGCGTTGAAGCAGAACACCTGGATCGACCAGGCGGCAATGATGTTCGCCATGATCGGGATCAGCGTGCCGAACTTCTTCCTCGGCCTGCTGATGATCATCCTGTTTGCGGTGCACCTGGGCTGGCTGCCCTCGGGCGGCTACGTGCCGTTCAGTGAGAGCCCAATCGGCTGGCTGCGCAGCATGACCATGCCGGCTTTCTCGCTGGCGCTGCTGCAGGCGGGACTGCTGGCACGGATCACGCGGTCGTCCATGCTGGAGGTGCTGCGCCAGGACTATATCCGTACCGCCAAGGCGAAGGGCCTGCCGCAGCGGCGCGTCATCCTGAAGCACGCCCTGGCCAATGCGCTGATCCCGATCGTGACGGTGGTCGGCATCATCGTCTCGCTGCTGCTTTCGGGCGCGGTGGTGACCGAGGCGCTGTTCTCCATCCCCGGCATGGGCCAGCTGCTGACCCAGGCAGTGCTGAACCGCGACTATCCGATGGTGCAGGGCGGGCTGCTGCTGGTGACCACCTTCCTGGTGCTGGTGAACATCACGGTGGATACGCTCTACGCCGTGCTCGACCCGCGGGTGCGCCATGAGTGA
- a CDS encoding ABC transporter permease, whose product MSDAEGIAETREHPARATLRRLFHHRLFVTGLVLFGIIAVIAAAAPWITAVDPQRLSMRNKFLPPDSNWLFGTDNFGRSLWSRVVWGAQLSMIIGASVVALNAVFGTLIGAAAGYFKRLDNALMRVNDALMAFPAILLAIAVTSVLGPSTLNVILALSIVYIPRTARIVRSSVIVLREMEYVQAAVAAGAGHWRILRHHILPNAMAPMIVQLSFLFAYAVLSEATLSFLGVGAVPPTPTWGNIMAEGRDFMREAPWIITIPGVALMITVMGLNLLGDGLRDVLDPRLRIQQ is encoded by the coding sequence ATGAGTGACGCGGAAGGCATCGCCGAAACCCGCGAACACCCCGCGCGCGCCACGCTGCGGCGGCTGTTTCATCACAGGCTGTTCGTCACGGGGCTTGTGCTGTTCGGCATCATCGCCGTGATCGCCGCGGCCGCGCCCTGGATCACGGCGGTCGATCCGCAGCGCCTGTCGATGCGCAACAAATTCCTGCCGCCCGATAGCAACTGGTTGTTCGGTACCGACAATTTCGGGCGGTCGTTGTGGTCGCGCGTGGTCTGGGGGGCGCAGCTGTCGATGATCATCGGCGCCTCCGTCGTGGCGCTGAACGCGGTGTTCGGGACGCTGATCGGCGCGGCGGCTGGTTACTTCAAGCGGCTCGACAACGCGCTGATGCGGGTAAATGACGCGCTGATGGCCTTCCCCGCCATCCTGCTCGCCATCGCTGTGACGTCGGTGCTGGGGCCGTCCACGCTGAACGTCATCCTGGCGCTGTCGATCGTGTACATCCCGCGCACCGCGCGCATCGTGCGCTCCTCCGTCATCGTGCTGCGGGAGATGGAATATGTGCAGGCCGCCGTCGCCGCCGGCGCGGGGCATTGGCGCATCCTGCGCCACCACATCCTGCCCAACGCCATGGCGCCGATGATCGTGCAGCTGTCCTTCCTGTTCGCCTATGCGGTGCTGTCGGAGGCCACGCTCTCCTTCCTCGGCGTTGGCGCGGTGCCGCCCACGCCCACCTGGGGCAACATCATGGCCGAGGGCCGCGACTTCATGCGCGAGGCACCCTGGATCATCACCATCCCCGGCGTTGCGCTGATGATCACCGTGATGGGGCTGAACCTGCTCGGCGATGGGCTGCGCGACGTGCTCGACCCGCGGCTCAGGATCCAGCAGTGA
- a CDS encoding ABC transporter ATP-binding protein, translating into MTLLDVRGLTTAFMTGRGEINAVEDVSFSLKEGEILGIVGESGSGKSVTALTIMDLLPRPPARIAAGEVTFNGQSLTRMSERDMQRIRGPGISMIFQEPMTSLNPVFSIGDQIMETIAAHERLSQSDLRKRAITMLDKVGIPSAARRLDDYPHQMSGGQRQRVMIAMALACNPKLLIADEPTTALDVTIQAQILDLLMDLRDEFGMGVIIITHNMGVIAETADRVLVMYAGRVIEEAPVATIFDRPLHPYTRGLLECVPSLTEDRARLVAIPGTLPDPARRPPGCAFGPRCQHALPACAAAVPPLEVLEPGHTAACFRAKELAPA; encoded by the coding sequence GTGACTTTGCTCGACGTCCGCGGCCTCACCACCGCCTTCATGACCGGCCGCGGCGAGATCAACGCCGTCGAGGACGTGTCCTTCTCGCTGAAGGAAGGCGAGATCCTCGGCATCGTCGGCGAATCCGGATCGGGCAAGTCGGTCACGGCGCTGACCATCATGGACCTGCTGCCGCGCCCGCCGGCGCGCATCGCAGCGGGCGAAGTCACCTTCAACGGCCAGTCCCTCACGCGCATGTCCGAACGCGACATGCAGCGCATCCGCGGCCCGGGGATCTCGATGATCTTTCAGGAGCCGATGACCTCGCTGAACCCGGTCTTCTCGATCGGTGACCAGATCATGGAGACCATCGCCGCGCATGAACGCCTGTCGCAGTCGGACCTGCGGAAGCGCGCCATCACCATGCTCGACAAGGTCGGCATTCCCTCCGCCGCGCGGCGGCTCGACGACTACCCGCACCAGATGTCGGGCGGGCAGCGCCAGCGCGTGATGATCGCCATGGCGCTCGCCTGCAATCCTAAGCTGCTGATCGCGGACGAGCCCACCACGGCGCTGGACGTCACCATCCAGGCGCAGATCCTCGACCTGCTGATGGACCTGCGCGACGAATTCGGCATGGGTGTCATCATCATCACCCACAACATGGGCGTGATCGCTGAGACCGCCGACCGCGTGCTGGTCATGTACGCCGGCCGTGTCATCGAGGAAGCGCCGGTCGCCACCATCTTCGACCGTCCGTTGCATCCGTATACGCGTGGGCTGCTCGAATGCGTGCCCTCGCTCACCGAGGACCGCGCGCGCCTGGTCGCCATTCCCGGCACGCTACCCGACCCCGCACGGCGCCCGCCCGGCTGCGCCTTCGGCCCGCGCTGCCAGCATGCGCTACCGGCCTGCGCCGCAGCGGTGCCTCCGCTGGAAGTGCTGGAGCCCGGCCACACCGCCGCCTGCTTCCGCGCGAAGGAGCTGGCGCCGGCATGA
- a CDS encoding ABC transporter ATP-binding protein yields the protein MTAPLVTATGLSKAFEVGGGGFFGLRKPLLLRAVDDVALGIQAGETLGLVGESGCGKSTLGRLLIRLIEPTAGRITFDGIDITALKRMEMRAHRRSMQIIFQDPYGALNPRMSVEDIIAEPLIIHGAKQGADTRRKVSQMLEKVGLPARALDRFPHEFSGGQRQRIGIARALVLHPRLIVCDEAVSALDVSVQAQIVNLLQDLQREMGLTYLFIAHDLSVVRHISDRVAVMYLGKVVEVADKKSIYAAPLHPYTQALIAAVPAQHPSQRSRGKRQRIAGDIPSALNPPSGCRFHTRCPHVMPVCRERAPPLTEPAPGHQVACHLIAS from the coding sequence ATGACCGCGCCCCTGGTCACGGCAACCGGCCTGTCCAAGGCCTTCGAGGTTGGCGGCGGCGGCTTCTTCGGCCTTCGCAAGCCGCTGCTGCTGCGCGCGGTGGATGACGTGGCGCTGGGCATACAGGCCGGCGAGACGCTCGGCCTGGTCGGCGAATCCGGCTGTGGCAAGTCCACGCTGGGCCGGCTGCTGATCCGCCTGATCGAACCCACCGCCGGGCGCATCACCTTCGACGGCATCGACATCACGGCGCTCAAGCGGATGGAGATGCGCGCGCATCGCCGCTCCATGCAGATCATCTTCCAGGACCCTTACGGCGCGCTGAACCCGCGCATGTCGGTCGAGGACATCATCGCCGAACCCCTCATCATCCACGGCGCCAAGCAGGGCGCGGACACGCGCCGCAAGGTGTCTCAGATGCTGGAGAAGGTCGGCCTGCCGGCCCGCGCGCTCGACCGCTTCCCGCATGAGTTCTCCGGCGGCCAGCGCCAGCGCATCGGCATCGCGCGTGCGCTGGTGCTGCATCCGCGGCTGATCGTGTGCGACGAGGCGGTCTCCGCGCTCGACGTTTCGGTGCAGGCGCAGATCGTCAACCTGCTGCAGGATCTGCAGCGCGAGATGGGCCTCACCTACCTGTTCATCGCGCATGACCTGTCCGTGGTGCGCCACATCTCCGACCGCGTGGCGGTGATGTATCTCGGCAAGGTGGTCGAGGTCGCGGACAAGAAAAGCATCTACGCCGCGCCGCTGCATCCCTACACGCAAGCGCTGATCGCCGCGGTCCCGGCGCAGCACCCGTCGCAGCGCTCGCGCGGCAAGCGCCAGCGGATTGCTGGCGACATTCCCTCCGCGCTGAACCCGCCCTCGGGCTGCCGCTTCCACACGCGCTGCCCGCACGTCATGCCCGTCTGCCGCGAACGTGCGCCGCCGCTGACCGAACCGGCGCCGGGCCACCAGGTCGCCTGCCACCTGATCGCCTCCTGA
- a CDS encoding succinylglutamate desuccinylase/aspartoacylase family protein, with the protein MPETRKSRLTPEVDFGKDGKQTGFIRLFHSTHDSAYGFLPIPIVVVKNGEGPTALFSSGNHGDEYEGQVALTNLIKWLDPAAIRGRVIMLPMANYPAALVGRRVSPIDDLNMNRIFPGDPDGTVTRQIAHYIDSELIPLADLVIDLHSGGSSLNYIPTALAKQSADPALYQKQLAALRAFGAPYTYIQGGAQGQGGDQTLGSGADRRGRISLGTELGGAGAVNASGLAIAERGLRNLLAHLGILGREHFVEPPAPTRFLDVRGPEMYVYAPENGVFEPLVELGDMVTPGTPAARIHIPETPWLPPVEIAFKATGIVMCKRIPARTKRGDCLFHLASDLAV; encoded by the coding sequence ATGCCCGAAACCCGCAAGTCGCGCCTGACTCCCGAAGTCGATTTCGGCAAGGACGGCAAGCAGACCGGCTTCATACGCCTGTTCCATTCGACGCATGACAGCGCCTACGGCTTCCTGCCGATCCCGATCGTGGTGGTGAAGAACGGCGAGGGTCCGACCGCGCTGTTCAGCTCCGGCAACCACGGCGACGAATACGAAGGCCAGGTCGCGCTGACCAACCTCATCAAGTGGCTGGACCCTGCGGCCATCCGCGGGCGCGTCATCATGCTGCCGATGGCGAACTACCCCGCCGCGCTGGTGGGGCGTCGCGTCTCGCCGATCGATGACCTCAACATGAACCGCATCTTCCCCGGCGACCCGGACGGCACGGTCACGCGGCAGATCGCGCACTACATCGACAGCGAACTCATCCCGCTGGCCGATCTGGTGATCGACCTGCATTCGGGCGGGTCGTCGCTGAACTACATCCCGACCGCGCTGGCGAAGCAGTCGGCCGATCCCGCGCTGTACCAGAAGCAGTTGGCCGCGCTGCGCGCATTTGGCGCGCCCTATACCTACATTCAGGGCGGCGCGCAGGGACAGGGCGGGGACCAGACGCTGGGCAGTGGCGCCGATCGGCGAGGGCGGATTTCGCTCGGCACAGAACTGGGCGGCGCGGGGGCGGTGAATGCCTCGGGCCTCGCCATCGCGGAGCGCGGGTTGCGGAACCTGCTCGCGCATCTCGGCATCCTGGGCCGCGAACACTTCGTTGAACCGCCCGCGCCGACGCGCTTCCTCGATGTGCGCGGGCCCGAGATGTACGTCTATGCGCCGGAGAACGGCGTGTTTGAACCGCTGGTCGAACTCGGCGACATGGTGACCCCCGGCACGCCTGCCGCGCGCATCCACATCCCCGAGACGCCGTGGCTGCCGCCGGTCGAGATCGCCTTCAAGGCCACTGGCATCGTCATGTGCAAGCGGATCCCCGCGCGGACGAAGCGCGGGGATTGCCTATTCCATTTGGCGAGCGACCTCGCCGTCTGA
- a CDS encoding Bug family tripartite tricarboxylate transporter substrate binding protein yields MKRLFAAATALLLACAALPARAQDFPTRQITMLVVFAPGGATDVLARIVAEHMTRTLGRPVVVENVSGAGGTIGGARGAQAAPDGYTLTVGSLGSHSAAPSIYRSIAYDPRELQPIGLIAGTPLFFVVRNGHPARTLQEFIAMARANPGGVTNGHAGIGSTNHLACALFQHLARVELNNIPYRGEGPALNDVVAQTVDSACLLAPAAVPQIQAGTMRGLLTGAATRNANAPGVPSAPEAGLPDYIFQGWNAVFAPRGTPAPVVARLDQALRAAVNDPAIRQRIEGLGSIPADTEAQGPEALSRLVRSEVDRWATVVRAAGIQPQ; encoded by the coding sequence ATGAAACGCCTTTTCGCCGCCGCCACAGCCTTGCTGCTGGCCTGCGCCGCCCTGCCCGCCCGCGCGCAGGACTTCCCGACGCGGCAGATCACCATGCTGGTGGTCTTCGCCCCCGGCGGCGCGACCGACGTGCTGGCGCGCATCGTGGCCGAGCACATGACCCGCACGCTCGGTCGCCCAGTGGTGGTGGAGAATGTCTCCGGCGCCGGCGGTACCATCGGCGGCGCGCGCGGCGCGCAGGCCGCGCCGGATGGCTACACGCTGACGGTGGGCAGCCTGGGCAGTCATTCGGCGGCGCCGTCGATCTATCGTTCCATCGCCTATGACCCGCGCGAGCTGCAGCCGATCGGGCTGATCGCCGGCACGCCACTGTTCTTCGTGGTGCGCAACGGGCACCCCGCGCGTACGCTGCAGGAGTTCATCGCGATGGCGCGCGCCAATCCCGGCGGCGTCACCAATGGCCACGCCGGGATCGGATCCACCAACCACCTGGCCTGCGCGTTGTTCCAGCACCTGGCGCGCGTGGAGCTGAACAACATTCCCTATCGCGGCGAAGGCCCCGCGCTGAACGACGTGGTGGCGCAGACGGTGGACAGTGCCTGCCTGCTGGCGCCAGCCGCCGTGCCGCAAATCCAGGCCGGCACCATGCGCGGCCTGCTGACCGGCGCGGCGACGCGCAATGCGAACGCGCCGGGCGTGCCCTCGGCGCCGGAGGCCGGTCTGCCGGACTACATCTTCCAGGGCTGGAACGCGGTGTTCGCGCCACGCGGCACACCCGCGCCGGTCGTCGCGCGCCTCGACCAGGCGCTGCGCGCGGCGGTGAACGACCCCGCCATCCGCCAGCGGATCGAGGGCCTTGGATCGATCCCGGCAGATACCGAAGCGCAGGGGCCGGAGGCGCTGTCGCGCCTGGTGCGGTCCGAGGTGGATCGCTGGGCGACGGTGGTGCGTGCCGCCGGCATCCAACCGCAGTAG
- a CDS encoding IclR family transcriptional regulator: protein MPPSDAVPAPRGAKDPYLLASLHRGLEVLDCFAERDSWTLSDLATHLNQNKATVFRVLHTLEGFGYLAKDAATGRYALGLRLQALGAAAMRNEQLRWQALPPLQDLAESTGETVHVGILHEGVVVTVQIVDGTHAVRMHSAVGKRSPAHASALGKALMAYLPDAEVDGIVARHGLVRFTANTITTPQALRERLHRIRLDGYALDEEEIEDGLRCIAAPITDRSGRPTAAVAISAPASRMDPARIAELIPRVKASAARISRMLGSPSVAAA, encoded by the coding sequence ATGCCCCCCAGCGATGCCGTCCCCGCCCCGCGTGGCGCGAAGGACCCCTACCTCCTCGCCTCGCTGCATCGCGGGCTTGAGGTGCTGGACTGCTTCGCCGAACGCGACAGCTGGACGCTGTCGGACCTCGCCACGCATTTGAACCAGAACAAGGCGACGGTCTTCCGCGTGCTGCACACGCTCGAGGGCTTTGGCTACCTGGCGAAGGACGCAGCGACGGGCCGCTACGCTCTGGGGCTGAGGCTGCAGGCGCTGGGGGCGGCGGCGATGCGCAACGAACAGCTCCGCTGGCAGGCGCTGCCGCCCCTGCAGGACCTGGCGGAATCGACCGGCGAGACCGTGCATGTCGGGATCCTGCACGAGGGCGTTGTCGTCACCGTGCAGATAGTGGACGGCACCCATGCAGTGCGGATGCACTCCGCGGTCGGCAAGCGCAGCCCGGCGCATGCCAGCGCGCTGGGCAAGGCGCTGATGGCCTACCTGCCGGATGCCGAGGTGGATGGCATCGTCGCCCGCCACGGCCTGGTGCGCTTCACGGCGAACACCATCACCACGCCGCAGGCGCTGCGCGAACGCCTACACCGCATCCGCCTCGATGGCTACGCGCTGGACGAGGAGGAGATCGAGGACGGCCTGCGCTGCATCGCCGCGCCGATCACCGACCGATCCGGCCGGCCGACCGCGGCGGTGGCGATCTCCGCCCCTGCCTCGCGCATGGACCCGGCGCGCATCGCCGAACTGATCCCGCGCGTGAAGGCGAGTGCCGCGCGCATCTCCCGCATGCTCGGCAGCCCGTCCGTGGCGGCCGCCTGA
- a CDS encoding thiamine pyrophosphate-binding protein encodes MDGSSKAALMNGADIIVDHLTRRNVPYLFGLCGHGITGFMDAAFKAQNRIRTVSTHHEQTAGHMADAYYKVRGEPVATFTSCGPGSANMVVALAAAMMDSSAFLAITGNVPTQQFNRGPFQETGRHFQGDFPSVIRPYVKRSYQPTRADMVPLAITQAWDQLTAGRPGPVNLDVPLNVFVEETAYTPSDAPSRMINGAPGNPAELSAALDVLRSAQQPVIIAGQGVIIGHACDALLAFAELTGIPVVTSPNGKGAIPDRHALAFGATGRNGAYAANDATRNADVILAIGFSFDDRATSAWLDGYTLSIPPSRLIQIDIDPTEIGRNYPAEYGILGDAKASLEFLIEAARGRLNAGRSIAPWLARLEKGRAVWREYQDGLAQSDQMPLRPERLMRALSRAIPENAVVASDVGVHHNWIIQLMDTLRPRHLIHSWGFAAMGFATSGILGAKLAAPDRPCVAVVGDGSFLMTPHALATAVEYDIPVVWVVWNNNGFCSIRDIQHGMFGGRELATAFENQRSGELYSPDFAMMAKSFGVPSHRVTHAGEVEDAIQTAIRANRPYLVEVPVDRDIRPIGTGSWDLPPLPNPEPNFLKALAARGISL; translated from the coding sequence ATGGACGGCAGCAGCAAGGCGGCGCTGATGAACGGCGCCGACATCATCGTGGACCACCTCACGCGTCGCAACGTGCCCTATCTGTTCGGGCTGTGCGGGCACGGCATCACCGGCTTCATGGATGCGGCATTCAAGGCGCAGAACCGCATCCGCACCGTCTCGACGCATCACGAGCAGACCGCCGGCCACATGGCGGATGCCTACTACAAGGTGCGTGGGGAACCGGTGGCGACCTTCACCTCCTGCGGGCCGGGTTCGGCGAACATGGTGGTCGCGCTGGCGGCCGCGATGATGGACAGCAGCGCCTTCCTCGCCATCACCGGCAATGTGCCGACGCAGCAGTTCAACCGCGGGCCGTTCCAGGAGACGGGGCGGCATTTCCAGGGTGATTTCCCCTCCGTCATCCGCCCCTACGTGAAGCGGTCCTACCAGCCCACGCGCGCCGACATGGTGCCGTTGGCGATCACGCAGGCCTGGGACCAGCTCACCGCCGGGCGACCGGGTCCGGTGAACCTGGATGTGCCGCTGAACGTGTTCGTGGAGGAGACCGCCTACACGCCTTCCGACGCGCCGAGCCGCATGATCAACGGCGCGCCGGGCAATCCGGCGGAGCTCTCCGCCGCGCTCGACGTGCTGCGGTCGGCGCAGCAGCCGGTCATCATCGCGGGGCAGGGGGTGATCATCGGCCACGCCTGCGACGCGCTGCTGGCCTTCGCGGAACTGACCGGTATCCCGGTGGTGACCAGCCCGAACGGTAAGGGCGCCATCCCCGATCGCCATGCGCTCGCCTTCGGCGCGACGGGACGCAACGGCGCCTACGCGGCAAATGACGCAACGCGCAACGCCGATGTCATTCTGGCGATCGGCTTCTCCTTCGATGATCGCGCGACCAGCGCCTGGCTCGATGGCTACACGCTGTCGATACCGCCCTCGCGCCTGATCCAGATCGACATCGACCCCACCGAGATCGGCCGCAACTACCCGGCCGAATACGGCATCCTGGGAGACGCGAAGGCCAGTCTCGAATTCCTGATCGAGGCCGCGCGCGGGCGGCTGAATGCCGGGCGTTCCATCGCGCCATGGCTGGCGCGGCTGGAGAAGGGACGCGCCGTCTGGCGCGAGTACCAGGACGGCCTCGCGCAATCTGACCAGATGCCGCTGCGCCCCGAACGGCTGATGCGCGCGCTGTCGCGTGCCATCCCCGAGAACGCGGTCGTCGCGAGCGACGTCGGCGTGCACCACAACTGGATCATCCAGTTGATGGACACGCTGCGCCCGCGCCATCTGATCCATTCCTGGGGCTTCGCGGCGATGGGCTTTGCGACCTCGGGCATCCTGGGCGCCAAGCTCGCCGCCCCCGACCGGCCCTGCGTCGCGGTGGTCGGCGACGGGTCATTCCTGATGACGCCGCATGCGCTGGCCACGGCCGTCGAATACGACATCCCGGTGGTCTGGGTGGTGTGGAACAACAACGGCTTCTGTTCGATCCGCGACATCCAGCACGGCATGTTCGGCGGCCGCGAACTCGCCACCGCCTTCGAGAACCAGCGCTCCGGGGAGCTCTACAGCCCGGACTTCGCGATGATGGCGAAGTCCTTTGGCGTACCCTCCCACCGCGTGACCCATGCCGGCGAGGTGGAGGACGCAATCCAGACCGCGATCCGCGCGAACCGCCCCTACCTGGTCGAAGTGCCGGTGGACCGGGACATCCGCCCGATCGGCACCGGGTCCTGGGACCTGCCGCCGCTGCCCAATCCGGAGCCGAACTTCCTGAAGGCGCTGGCGGCGCGCGGCATCAGCTTATGA
- a CDS encoding GGDEF domain-containing protein — protein sequence MPPDATTETDAVFEAAVASLRSFCLPPTPQNYAIWFEFHAGHNDKLHRALTIAMSNRRSIDSFMMAELHDLFFADSVERRAAREAQTTLREAAGRILAAGADAERYGETLSEAAVTIDTDTHGLADMIARLAEETTALSARSAELGQALRQSGDRIADLEKKLAAAHDAALTDALTTLPNRRAFDAMVREQAGLAMNTGETLSLLMLDIDHFKKVNDSWGHAVGDAVLRLVAATLDQHRPQTARVARYGGEEFAMLLPATSLHDAAAHAERLRGALAARRISLRANAETIGSVTISVGAARYEPAEPIGSWIERADAALYRAKREGRNRVVVEHRSSAA from the coding sequence ATGCCGCCTGACGCCACCACCGAGACCGACGCCGTTTTCGAGGCGGCGGTGGCGTCGTTGCGCAGCTTCTGCCTGCCGCCGACGCCGCAGAACTACGCCATCTGGTTCGAGTTCCACGCCGGGCACAACGACAAGCTGCACCGCGCGCTGACCATCGCGATGAGCAATCGCCGCAGCATCGACAGTTTCATGATGGCCGAACTCCACGACCTGTTCTTCGCCGACAGCGTGGAACGCCGCGCCGCGCGCGAAGCGCAGACAACGCTGCGCGAGGCCGCCGGACGGATCCTCGCCGCCGGCGCCGATGCCGAGCGCTACGGCGAGACGCTGAGCGAGGCCGCCGTCACCATCGACACCGACACCCATGGCCTGGCCGACATGATCGCCCGCCTGGCGGAGGAAACCACGGCGCTCTCGGCCCGTTCGGCCGAACTGGGCCAGGCGCTGCGCCAGTCCGGCGACCGCATCGCGGATCTCGAGAAGAAGCTCGCCGCGGCGCATGACGCGGCGCTGACAGATGCGCTGACCACCTTGCCCAATCGCCGTGCCTTCGACGCCATGGTGCGCGAACAGGCGGGGCTCGCGATGAACACCGGGGAGACGCTGTCGCTGCTCATGCTCGACATCGACCATTTCAAGAAGGTCAATGATTCCTGGGGACACGCGGTGGGCGATGCGGTGCTGCGCCTGGTCGCCGCCACGCTCGACCAGCACCGCCCACAGACCGCGCGCGTGGCGCGCTATGGCGGGGAGGAATTCGCCATGCTGCTGCCTGCCACCTCGCTGCACGACGCCGCGGCGCATGCCGAACGCCTGCGCGGGGCGCTTGCGGCCCGGCGCATCAGCCTGCGCGCCAATGCCGAGACGATCGGCAGTGTCACCATCTCGGTCGGCGCGGCGCGCTACGAACCCGCCGAACCCATCGGCAGTTGGATCGAGCGCGCCGACGCCGCGCTGTACCGCGCCAAGCGCGAGGGGCGGAACCGCGTGGTGGTGGAACACCGCTCTTCCGCCGCCTGA